tggttcaccttcactatttctctaaattcctcttttttttttacaacactggcaaaaaAATCTTTTACAGGCATCTTTTTCTTCTAACGTTACTTATTCCAGCGGGCACGCAGACAAGTTTTTGccaattgaggtcgcttcaacccgcggacatgaaaACCAACCCTCGGGAAAACCACAGACTTAGCAAAACAGTgaagttgagttctgttgacgtttgacaactaacgttatgcgtcgcttcgttgctctgattggttgtagctctatccaattgaagtctttcctggtttggttgaaacacgcctcataatcacagcccaatggagcagtatcagaatcatattctgactagaattgagtatgaccacgtcaggctaccatATTTCTATTTCCACAACAATTTTATTCTTAATAAAGTTAATGATTTTATGAAATTATGAAtccaataaaagaaaacaataatTTGTCAAATTATGCAAAAGGTATCTAAATAATATTTAAGTTTTAAGCTAGCTATGAAATTTCAAATGCCATTTCCATCACATAATGCTATTAAACATGATTTGAAATGTGGTGGAAATGACATCAGTGTAAATGTTACTTATTAAATAATACAGTGAACCCTTAAGTGTATGGTATCGATGCTTTATGTGtctttttaatgattttattttcTCACCCCTGTAGCTGCAGTCTCCTGTCTATGTGAACAGCTACGTGTCTCTTGCGCCGCTACCTCGGCAGGACGCCATGGTGGCCGTGGGTCGCATGTGCAGGGTGTCTGGCTGGGGCTTCACCACTCCAACAGGAGGAATCCCCAAAACGCTGCAGACGGTGACGCTGCCCATCGTGTCCACCGCTGGGTGTAACGGCACAGCCTCTTTTAATGGAAACATCACAGAGAATATGGTCTGTGCAGGATACAGCGCAGGGGGAAAAGACGCGTGTAAGGTGAGACGATCTATTACTGCTTCAAGTTATCATGGACTGAACTTTAATCTTAAAGGGgatatttcaccccaaaatgaacaatctgtcatcatttactcacccttttgTTGTTCCccacctgtatgagtttctttcttctgttgaacacaaaagaagataacagttgatggaccccactgacttccatagtatggaaAAAATGCAACAGAAGTTAATAGCCTCTTTCACACATACAGTTTTTACTGGTAAATTAACCGGTaactaggcctgtcacgatgATACATTTTGCTGGATGATAAATttgccaagaaattattgcgctAAAcgattgtcgttctgagaccattttcagctaaaataatgataatggcataataatgcaggttcaccttttcaaagatcaataaacttctatttctaaagactatttaacactaaaaatggaaaacattttaaataaccacaataaacaaataaaacatccaaaaacaataaaagcaatggtctctcagtctgttaaaaaatgcatttaaataagtagcctaccaaaaacaataaataaaatggatgaaagctggatgattgtgttttaggtgcatattaggggcggcacggttcacaaaacccacggttcggttcgtatcatggttttagggtcacggttttcggTTCTATATGGCTTTTGTTCTCTTTTAATCGGtaacactccagaaatgtacttcagcatatgatatatagctTTATTATCCCCAATTTAGGAtagagtattaaaaaaattgtcatatgtaatcatgcacaaactgaacttgaccctCTCTGAGGAAAGTTAGGTGAGATTTTGAAACCACaagagagagaagacattgataaatgcttatttggcaaaaaattagaatgtgtattgctatctctataGGAACTTATGtacctttttagcacacaaagattgaactgaagaattaacttgcatttatcaaattgccaacttcagtgtagcttaagccttgtttatactcgtCCGGAGGAGCACGAGGGTGCACGTGGCAAAAATGAAGCCAGCGCGGAGAGCGCGAGACCCGTTTCGCTTGGCGGTGTGCGcgtcaaattttgtaactttgcgtgCGGCTCTGCAACCGAAGAAGCACGAGTTTCAggcgaatctggccgagcatgacgttACGCGGCACTCGGTGtgcgcgtcgagtataaactcCGAGATGGGACGGAGTATaaacctccccaaacggacgaggcgcgcAGTCAGCGAGAGAcacgaggaaaacaaaataaTGCAAATGGAAATTAACGCGGCCGGAAAAGTTAGAGCTCATTTTTTatcgtgcgattaattgatttatggACTATCGCAACAGGCCTACCGGTAAAAGATCATGTCTGAACAGGACCTTTTCAAAAATACGAGTACATTCCCGGCAATTGACCAGAAGGGAAGTTGTAACATTACCAGCAAATTACCGGTTTACTGTGAACAGCGGAATGAAGATCCGAACGTGATTACTCTGTGCTGTTTACAGTAAGGTTGTTAatagtttttctatttaaatatgcgCAAAAGTATCCTCTTTGACCGCTGCGCCACGTCTTGCTGCTTTTTAAGTTGTTGCACTTCAGACCCAGCcttcttttcttcttttggACAACATTTCTGTTGGGTCATCAACCTTTAATCCGGtcactcacaaattaaaatcatGATGTCAAATTAAACAGTGAAACTAAAGTACTTCTCCTCATGTGGGTGGATGAATACAACAGAGCAGTGTTTAAAGATCATTTCTGAAGACTGACATCACAGAATTTTGGACTGACATCACAGAAGTCATTCTGGTAATTTTACGGTAATTTACCTGTATTGCTGTGTGAAAAGGTCTAATGaagcccatcaactgtttggttacccatgtttttcaaaattcaaaatacctttttttgtgaaaaagcaAATCCACTACTTTTTAATtttctaatgtttttgaaagtcgcATATGCGCACCAAagctgcaaaaataaataagtaaaataaataataatgatgatgatggcaAAAGCGGAACTTTccgcattattactccagtcttcagtgtcacatgatccttcagaaaactgtatttaatgcatccttgctgaataaaggtattcatttttcaaaaataaaaaaatattactgactccaaacttttgtactgtagtgtaaaaaaaaacaaccaaaaccCCTGATATTTTATACTGTAATCCAAATAAATTCTTGATGGATAAAAATCAGCTTCCGTCCATTGTTCCTAGCAAAAAAGGAGCGGATTTGCTGGCAATACAATGAGTCAAGTTCAGCAAATGGCACtgaatttaattacatttatagaAAAGGCAATATGTGTCTCACATTGCAGCGAGTTTCACCTTTTTCTAGTTTGAGCTCTTTCACTCTTCCCGCACGCCATCTGACCTCTCTGTCTAAAAtcatattaatattattgtctTTTCTGCAGGGGGATTCTGGGGGACCGCTGGTGTGCGAGGGCCGCGTCTACGGCATTGTCTCCTTCGGTAACAGCTGTGCTGATCCCCAGTACCCTGGCGTCTACACGGCCGTCTCGAGGTTTCGCCAATGGATCGATGGAACTATATTTGGCTTTTATGGAAGGTGCCTCAAGCATTAGACTGCAGTGTTACCCCAGCACTCCCCTAATCGAACTTGAACTAGCCTCGAAACGCCAACTTGTACATGAATATTGTTGCTACTTCTATTTGAAAAGTTagtgagcttttttttttagatgagtACACTGCTGTCCTGAAACAGAACATCTGTTCCTTGATGGCGGGTAGGCCTTTTTTAAACAGTagtttttgtaaaatgtttcttaaatgtGCCATTATGCTGCTTCTCTGCAAAGTCAATGAAAACTAAAAATAGAAAGCTGAAGGAATATTTtccaaaaaacaaagaaaaacaaaaacaaattacaaAGGTTTTTTATAGAATACTTGTGTGAATGACCTATGCAACATTCAAATGAATGCAAACACTTTCATTTGGACTATAACCAAGCCAGTTACCTATTTTAAGACTACAAGTCAGATGCGAGGTAAAGGAATAGTTGTATATGAAGGTCATTTTCTCACCTTCATGTTTtctcaaacctgtatgactttgcctttatttatttcatctgtggaacacaaaactAATCATTGAATGTACAAGCCAAGGTTGTGGGCAAGACTTTTAatctcaaatatatatatatatatatatatatatatatatatatatatatatatatatatatatatagtcaattACTAAAtacatgtaaacacacacacatacaatacatacatacatacagtgaggaaaataagtatttgaacacacacatattttgaagttctcccacttagaaatcatggaggggtctgaaattgtcatcgtgggtgcatgtccactgtaagagatataatctattttaaaaaatcc
This region of Pseudorasbora parva isolate DD20220531a chromosome 6, ASM2467924v1, whole genome shotgun sequence genomic DNA includes:
- the zmp:0000001088 gene encoding trypsin — translated: MPKGQDLLLRIVGGYAPAPYSIKYIVSIQSATGQHLCGGTLINKYWVLTAAHCNIGEANMRIVAGDYSVGLYEGTEQFRRPHVLIPHPQYNKATNNADIMLIKLQSPVYVNSYVSLAPLPRQDAMVAVGRMCRVSGWGFTTPTGGIPKTLQTVTLPIVSTAGCNGTASFNGNITENMVCAGYSAGGKDACKGDSGGPLVCEGRVYGIVSFGNSCADPQYPGVYTAVSRFRQWIDGTIFGFYGRCLKH